The sequence below is a genomic window from Mobula birostris isolate sMobBir1 chromosome 11, sMobBir1.hap1, whole genome shotgun sequence.
AAATGGGGTTTAAATACTTTATTTACATCGTGAATCATTCAGAAGCTGTGTCTAGAAAAGTTCAAGTGCCCACGTTATCCATCTATTCTGGCAGTCGGCGACACTTGTGGAGAAAAGTGCACTCTGGAGACTGGGAACACAGAACTTCTCTCGGCTCCTCACTTCTCCCACCCTTTGCCCCCAGGCTGCCGCGGCAACTGGAAGCCGACCTGCCGTGCTATTTCCCGGGGTGAGCGCTCCCCCTTGCCGTGGTACTTGTGGTGCAGCGCCAGGTGCTGGCGGACGCTGTGCAGCAGGCACAGGTAGGTGGAGGCCTGGTGGACCAGTTCCTGCTGAGTACGGCACAGCTTCTCACTGGTAACCTGCAATGGTAACGGCCGTGTTGTCAGTTCCCGTTCCCACCTCAGGCAATACGGAAAATCAAGGAAGCCATATTCAGGAAGTCCCCGCCAAAGGCCAGGCCAGACGGGAAACTCACCCGAAATAGGATCTTGAGGCCTCAATCTCAGAAAGGACATGTTAGcgttggagaggttccagaggaggttcacaagaatgatcccaggaatagaagaatgagagggaacctcactgaaacctatcgaatgtcgaAAAGCTGGACGAGGACagggtgtttcctacagtgggggagtctaggacttgGGGGGgggtgcacagcctcagaatacaaggacgcccCTTTgcaacagagacgaggaggaacttctttagccagagggggtgaatctgtggaattcgtggcCAGAgccggctgtggagggcaagccattgggtacacttaaagcaggggttgataggttattgattggtaagggtgtcgAAGGTGACAAGAAgagggcaggaaaatggggtggagagggataataaaccagccacgattgaatggcagagcagactcgatgggctgaacagcctaattctggtCTTTTGGTCTTACGGACGTTAAGTTCATCCTCGGGTGACTAGCCAGCCAGCTTTTAAAGGAGCTGCCTGGTTGTACCTGAACAGCAAAGCACATTTCACAGCAGCTGGGAACTGGATGATGTAATGCTCCTGTTCCGGTTGCAACACCCAGAGTTCAGCTTGTCTGCCAACTAGCCCAGCGCCCGGAGATTTGCAGCTCACTGCAGTAAAATCCGGGACCCCATTCCTGGTCCAGCAGGCACGTTTATTATTGCATGCACATGTAAGGTGAGGCAAATCTTTGCTCGCAGCAACGTCACAGCCACTTGCTGTCACACTGCAAATTCCTGCCattagaccataggagcagaattaggcccatcaagtctgctccaccattcaatcatggctgatatgttccccctcctcagccccactccccggccttctccctgtaacctttgatgccatgtccaatcaagaacctaccaatttctgccttaaatacacccaaccacctgccctccacagctgcatgtggcaacaagttctacaaattcaccaccctctggctaaaagaaatttctctgcatctgttttaaatggatgcccctccatcctgaggctgtgccctcttgtcctagactccctcaccatgggaaacatcctttccatatccaccatatctgggccttttaacattcgaaaggtttcaatgagatctcccccttctaaattccagtgaatacaggtccccagctatcaaatattcctcatatgataaccctttcattcccggaatcatttctgtgaacattctcagaaccctctccaatgccagcacatattttcttagatgaggaacctATAGAGTATTCTGAACAATTCTGGGCTCCGCATCTAAGAACAgaagtgctgacattggagagggtttgcaGGAGGTTCCCAGGTAGAGTGTAAGTGGGTTGTTACCTCATATTTCTTCCTTCTGACCTTGGATAAAGGTTGGGCAGCAGAGAAGAGCTCTCATATAATCTGACAGAGGCCATTTGTCCCCTCAGCCCCTTAGATTCTGTTTTGGATCACGCCTAATCAATATCTAAACCCTTTTTAGTCTGCCCTGATTTGCGCATTTCTTTCCAACACAAGAGGCTGTTTGGCCCACAAGCACCATGCCAGCCCACCGAACAAATGACTCGTCTTTGGTTTGGGAAAGCCAATTGGAGCATTTTaggggaaaacccacacacagCCACATTTATTTTCACATACACCAAAGTCCAACGAAACTCCTTGCTCACTTGAAGCTCAGTTTACTGTGAGCTTCAAACCCCGAATGCTCTGGCAGTAACTTTATGGGTCTGTCTCTTTTTTGTGACCTCTTACCCCAGGATATACCAATTGCTCTCTGCCTGTTTAACTGTGAACTAAATCCTGTCTGTCCTCAGATTTTAACCTTTGAACTGTCTCAGTAATCCAGGATTGCGCATCCTCCTACCCATAACCTTGACCTTTGACTCCTGACCCGGAGTTTCCTAGATTCTTGACTCACGACCTCTTGATTATTGACCTTTATCCACGATCTTAATGACACTAGATGGTTATTTTCTGGTTTATAAATTGCTGTACTGTCTGCCTCTGCTTTAGTAGGCCCCCCTCGTGATTGGCTGACCCTGCCGTCAATTATCCAGCAACACCCGCCCCTGCCTCCCAGCTCCATTTCCGATTGGCTAGGCTCTCTCTGCCGGTTGCAGGGTTTCACCTGGTTCCTCCGGTACTGCTCCGTGATATATCTGTAGGCGGCGGAATGTCGATAATCGCTGCCCTGGCTCCTCAGCTCCTTCAGAAGCGCCCTGAACACCCGCAGCGGATGGGACGCCGCCGCCATCTTCTGAACGACCGAGCACGACTGGGCCGCGCCAGCCGAACCAATCGATCGCGGATGGCGGATCGTGGATCGGCCTGTGGGGCCGCCGCTCGCCACAAGGCGGCGCTAGATCTGCTCCTCCCCCTTTGCCCCGCCCCCTTCCTGTCTTGCCCTCTAACACCGGCGTGGCCTGCTCTCTCTTTGTGTGTCTCTACCCGTTGTAATTCCCTGTTTTCATGCTAGTTGATCTTTTAATATAATATTCTGTCTCCTCCAACTTTAGCTATGCTTTCAGAAGGACAGTGGGAAGCATAACGGACTAGGATGGTTTCTTTTAATTGAAGATGGGATCATTCAGATAATTTTGATTTGACATAAACAGTGGGAGTAACGTCAACTTCTTAAAAAGTCGCTCCCCCTTGTGATTCATGTAACCCCACCTCTCAATAGTTTATATCCGCCGACACTAAAATGTCACATCCTGCTGAATATCCAGTTCCAGCGTTGATCATGTTGCCAAGTCTATAAAtactattagattagattagattatgaggacactcagtcctcttttattgtcatttagaaatgcatgcattaagaaatgatacaatgttcctccagtgtgatatcacagaaacacaagacaaaccaagactaaaactgacaaaaaccacataattataacatatagttacaacagtaccataatctgataaagaacagaccatgggcacagtaaaaaatgtctcaaagtctctcaatagtcccaacatctcacacagacggtagaaggaagaaaactctgcctgccatgagcttccagcgccacaaacttgccaatgcagcaccctggaagcacccgaccacagatCATATCTGTTTATTTCAATTGGGTCATCGACTTTCCTATTCCCTCACACATGCTGCACACTTTCCAATAAAGTCTTTAGTTTTATCTTGCCATTTTTTAATCTCCCCCCCTGCCCTCCCCAACACACTATGGTTATCATCATGCACGGTCTATACAGCTGTCCTAACACCCTCGGCCCCCTCATCTGAACTCTTTCCATTTGGGTTTTCTTCTGTCCAAATCTGCTCTAAGGTCCCCTGACAAATCAGTCTAACCCTTTCCAACAACCCCTGTGAGGAGTTGGGCCATGTTCCTGCCTGAGGTGTGACCCGTCAGGCTTGTAGAGTAGTCACCTTCTCCAGAAGTGTCCCCAGTTCCTTCACCAGCTCGCCAGCCACACATTCTCTATCTTTGTGTGTCTGTGCTCAGAAGCGCCGGGTGTAATCCTGAGACTCCACCCTTCGAGGTCCCACTCTAGCCTAGCTTCAAAAACTCTCAGTGGCACTTTTGACCCTGGCCACACACAAAGATCTTTATTTGCCATCTATATttgcatgtattaggaatttgctctgGTGTGTTGGCACTACATGCAAAaaaaattcaacaattataagaaagtagaattatataaaaataagtttATAAACATTAAATAATGGATATAGAATAAAAATTGCATAATTACATAAATACTAGCATGTTATATttgcatgtattaggaatttgctctgGTGTGTTGGCACTACATGCAAAaaaaattcaacaattataagaaagtagaattatataaaaataagtttatttataaatattaatggatatggaataaaaattGCATAATTACATAAATACTAGCATGTATTTgccatgtaaacagcattataaaaagtcgTCTCTGCAACCATTGGATCGCCTGTGAAATATAGAAACCCTGATGATCAGTGTCGCTATCCCATTCTGCTTGTCATTTGTACAATTGAGCCACTTGTGGTGGTCCAGGTGGGGAGCAATTGTCGTCATCAATATCCTGAAGGAGAATTCTGTtggtggggagggagaagggagtcAGGGGATTCCTGCCCTCTCTGCCGGCTGTCGTCTGATCAGCTCCCGAAATgtgcagcgtctgtggagagagagaaaaacagagctCACGTTTTGTCAGCTGTTGAtctctgttcctctttccacgtgatggtgtagtggttatcacaacgctttacagcacaggcgactcaggttcaattcccggagtttgtacattcttccccatgaccacgtgggtttcctccgggtgctctggtttcctcccacagttaaaCAGCGtgctggctggtaggttaattggtcattgtaactgaTCAGGctgggattaaactggggg
It includes:
- the fmc1 gene encoding protein FMC1 homolog; translated protein: MAAASHPLRVFRALLKELRSQGSDYRHSAAYRYITEQYRRNQVTSEKLCRTQQELVHQASTYLCLLHSVRQHLALHHKYHGKGERSPREIARQVGFQLPRQPGGKGWEK